One genomic region from Lysobacterales bacterium encodes:
- a CDS encoding DUF4340 domain-containing protein — MKQKQILGLGVVAVVLMGIAVYLSESRKPAEEAPVAGPLAPGLEAGLNEVNQVVVQAAGGETITLKRGDAGWGVEEKQGYAADVGKLRELLLNLAQAQRMEAKTAVEASYPVLGVQDVDAEGASNVLLRIAGAGSQELAVILGQNNSRGAGTFVRLQGEAQSWLVDRNLAAEKTASDWLQRDLMDIAANRITGVEVQPPEGGPVRIEANSGGEGDFRVANLPDGREPASAFVSDATAGFLAGLSIDDVRRAEGYAPAEDAQTTTASFRTREGVLVAVKAHTQGAETWASFEVSLDEQAAAERIQGEQAREAMAHEQALKAAQEAATADAAKVADAKAEGEGDSAPAEAAATASAAELPEPPKAVSDPEADRAERLKAVQDEVARLQRATEGWLFKIPSFKADNLRRGMDAYLKPKG; from the coding sequence ATGAAGCAGAAGCAGATACTCGGTCTGGGCGTGGTCGCCGTGGTTCTGATGGGCATCGCCGTCTATCTCTCGGAGTCGCGCAAACCGGCCGAGGAAGCGCCGGTGGCCGGGCCGCTGGCACCGGGCCTGGAGGCCGGCTTGAACGAGGTCAACCAGGTGGTCGTGCAGGCGGCGGGAGGCGAGACCATCACCCTGAAGCGCGGTGACGCCGGCTGGGGCGTGGAAGAGAAACAGGGCTATGCCGCCGATGTGGGCAAGCTGCGCGAGCTGCTGCTGAACCTTGCCCAGGCCCAGCGCATGGAGGCCAAGACCGCTGTCGAGGCCTCGTATCCCGTGCTCGGCGTGCAGGACGTCGACGCCGAAGGCGCCAGCAATGTGCTGCTGCGCATCGCCGGCGCCGGCTCTCAGGAGTTGGCGGTGATCCTGGGTCAGAACAACAGCCGCGGTGCCGGCACCTTCGTGCGCCTGCAGGGCGAGGCGCAGAGCTGGCTGGTCGACCGCAACCTTGCGGCCGAAAAGACCGCCAGCGACTGGCTGCAGCGCGACCTGATGGACATCGCCGCCAATCGCATCACGGGCGTCGAGGTGCAGCCACCGGAAGGCGGCCCCGTGCGGATCGAAGCCAACAGCGGCGGCGAAGGCGACTTCCGCGTGGCCAACCTGCCCGACGGCCGCGAGCCCGCCAGTGCCTTCGTCAGCGATGCCACGGCCGGTTTCCTTGCGGGCCTGAGCATTGATGACGTGCGTCGTGCCGAGGGCTACGCGCCGGCGGAGGACGCCCAGACGACCACGGCCAGCTTCCGCACCCGCGAGGGCGTGCTGGTTGCGGTCAAGGCCCACACGCAGGGCGCCGAGACCTGGGCGAGCTTCGAGGTCAGCCTGGATGAGCAGGCCGCCGCGGAGCGCATCCAGGGCGAGCAGGCGCGCGAGGCGATGGCGCATGAGCAGGCGCTCAAGGCCGCGCAGGAGGCCGCGACAGCCGACGCCGCGAAGGTCGCCGATGCCAAGGCCGAGGGCGAGGGCGACAGCGCCCCTGCCGAAGCCGCTGCGACCGCCAGCGCCGCCGAACTGCCTGAACCACCGAAGGCCGTCAGTGACCCCGAGGCGGATCGCGCCGAGCGCCTGAAAGCCGTGCAGGACGAAGTCGCCAGATTGCAGCGCGCCACCGAAGGCTGGTTGTTCAAGATCCCAAGC
- a CDS encoding Gldg family protein — MSVLNRRALTGSTLVVLAVLFIALVMLTGVLFRGARVDLTQDRLYTLSDGTRALIGKIEEPVNLQFYFSDRAAANYPALRTYAERVRELLEEMVAVAPGKLRLEVIDPQPFSEDEDRATAAGLQAVPLGGGAETLFFGLVGSNALDGQMAIPFFQPDKETFLEYDVAKLISGLSGPAKPKVGVLSGLNLGGGFDPARGGMTPGWVINDELGELFELRTLESTVASIPEDIELLLLVHPKNLSDDTLYAIDQFVLRGGRLLAFVDPHAEAEVSGEAADPMSNMMAEKASDLPKLFQAWGISYDPQKVVLDAETALELQTRPDQPPQRHLAVLGVGREQMNQQDIVTAQLDAVNLSTAGHFVLRDDSTLKLEPLIQSSLSSSTTGVERVRFLPEPRELFNGFTPNATEAFVIAGRLTGPLKTAFPERSGEGHRAEIEQASILLFADTDLLTDRLWVQTQQFFGERVMNAFAKNGDLVINAVDNLVGSSDLIGVRARSTSARPFTRVEALKRQADDRFRAKEQELQTQLTETERQLTELQSQRSANDGGQLLSVEQQAAIKRFQDEKLRIRKELRQVRRDLDQDISRLGTQLKVINIAGVPLLLTVVAVAFAFSRARRRRQEGKV; from the coding sequence ATGTCTGTGCTCAATCGACGCGCACTGACCGGCTCCACGCTCGTGGTGCTGGCCGTGCTCTTCATCGCTCTTGTGATGCTCACCGGCGTGCTGTTCCGCGGCGCCCGTGTGGATCTCACCCAGGATCGCCTCTACACCCTGTCGGACGGCACCCGCGCCCTGATCGGCAAGATCGAGGAGCCGGTGAACCTGCAGTTCTACTTCTCCGATCGCGCGGCAGCGAACTATCCGGCCCTGCGCACCTATGCCGAGCGCGTGCGCGAGTTGCTGGAGGAAATGGTCGCCGTCGCACCGGGCAAGCTGCGCCTGGAAGTGATCGACCCGCAGCCCTTCAGCGAGGACGAGGACCGCGCCACCGCCGCCGGCCTGCAGGCCGTGCCGCTGGGCGGCGGCGCCGAGACGCTGTTCTTCGGCCTCGTCGGCAGCAATGCCCTGGACGGCCAGATGGCGATTCCGTTCTTCCAGCCCGACAAGGAAACCTTCCTCGAGTACGACGTCGCCAAGCTGATCAGCGGCCTGTCCGGCCCGGCCAAGCCCAAGGTCGGCGTGCTGAGCGGCCTGAACCTAGGCGGCGGCTTCGACCCCGCGCGCGGCGGCATGACGCCGGGCTGGGTGATCAACGACGAGCTGGGCGAGCTGTTCGAGCTGCGCACGCTCGAGTCCACGGTCGCGAGCATCCCCGAGGACATCGAGCTGCTGCTGCTGGTGCACCCGAAGAACCTGTCCGACGACACGCTCTACGCCATCGACCAGTTCGTGCTGCGCGGCGGCCGCCTGCTGGCCTTCGTCGATCCGCATGCCGAGGCGGAAGTCTCCGGTGAGGCGGCCGACCCGATGTCCAACATGATGGCGGAGAAGGCCTCCGACCTGCCCAAGCTGTTCCAGGCCTGGGGCATCAGCTACGACCCGCAGAAGGTCGTGCTCGACGCCGAGACCGCGCTGGAGCTGCAGACCCGCCCCGACCAGCCGCCGCAGCGCCATCTGGCTGTGCTGGGCGTGGGCCGCGAGCAGATGAACCAGCAGGACATCGTCACCGCCCAGCTCGACGCGGTGAACCTGTCCACCGCCGGCCACTTCGTGCTGCGCGACGACAGCACGCTGAAGCTGGAGCCTTTGATCCAGAGCTCGCTGTCGTCCTCGACCACAGGCGTCGAGCGGGTGCGCTTCCTGCCTGAGCCGCGTGAGCTGTTCAACGGCTTCACGCCCAACGCGACCGAGGCCTTCGTGATCGCCGGTCGACTCACCGGGCCGCTCAAGACCGCGTTTCCCGAGCGCAGCGGCGAAGGCCATCGCGCCGAGATCGAGCAGGCCAGCATCCTGCTGTTCGCCGACACCGACCTCTTGACCGATCGCCTCTGGGTGCAGACGCAGCAGTTCTTCGGCGAGCGGGTGATGAACGCCTTCGCTAAGAACGGCGACCTCGTGATCAATGCGGTCGACAACCTGGTCGGCAGCAGCGATCTGATCGGCGTGCGCGCGCGCAGCACCTCGGCGCGTCCGTTCACCCGCGTCGAAGCCCTGAAGCGTCAGGCCGACGACCGCTTCCGCGCCAAGGAGCAGGAGCTGCAGACGCAGCTGACCGAGACCGAGCGCCAGCTCACCGAGCTGCAGTCGCAGCGCAGCGCCAATGATGGCGGCCAGCTGCTGTCTGTTGAGCAGCAGGCGGCGATCAAGCGCTTCCAGGACGAGAAGCTGCGCATCCGCAAGGAGCTGCGCCAGGTGCGACGCGACCTCGACCAGGACATCTCGCGTCTCGGCACCCAGCTCAAGGTCATCAACATCGCCGGCGTGCCCCTGCTGCTGACCGTGGTGGCGGTGGCCTTCGCGTTCAGCCGCGCGCGTCGCCGCCGTCAGGAGGGCAAGGTATGA
- a CDS encoding ABC transporter permease subunit: MSNPTFAIARRELAGYFATPVAYVFIVIFLALAGALTFYLGGLYERGQADLQPFFSFHPWLYLFLVPAVSMRLWSEERKSGSIELLLTLPVTMWQAVLGKFLAAWAFVGIALFLTFPMWITVNYLGDPDNGVIFASYVGSLLMAGGFLAIGACLSAATRNQVIAFILTVVVCFLLLLAGFPLVLDFFRALLPAVLVDAVAGLSFLTHFNAISRGVIDLRDLLFFVLTIVFWLLASAVVIDLKKAD, encoded by the coding sequence ATGAGCAATCCGACCTTCGCCATCGCCCGCCGCGAGCTGGCGGGCTATTTCGCCACGCCAGTGGCCTACGTCTTCATCGTTATCTTCCTGGCGCTGGCCGGGGCGCTCACGTTCTACCTGGGCGGCCTCTACGAGCGCGGCCAGGCGGACCTGCAGCCGTTCTTCAGCTTCCATCCCTGGCTGTATCTGTTCCTGGTGCCGGCCGTGTCGATGCGGCTGTGGAGCGAGGAGCGCAAGAGCGGCAGCATCGAGCTGCTGCTGACCCTGCCGGTGACCATGTGGCAGGCGGTGCTGGGCAAGTTCCTCGCGGCCTGGGCCTTCGTCGGCATCGCGCTGTTCCTGACCTTCCCGATGTGGATCACCGTGAACTATCTCGGTGACCCCGACAATGGCGTGATCTTTGCCAGCTACGTCGGCAGCCTGCTCATGGCCGGCGGCTTTCTCGCCATCGGCGCCTGCCTGTCGGCGGCCACGCGCAACCAGGTGATCGCCTTCATCCTCACCGTGGTGGTCTGCTTCCTGCTGCTGCTCGCGGGCTTTCCGCTGGTGCTCGACTTCTTCCGCGCCCTGCTGCCGGCGGTGCTGGTGGATGCGGTCGCCGGCCTGAGCTTCCTGACCCACTTCAACGCGATCTCGCGCGGCGTCATCGACCTGCGCGACCTGCTGTTCTTCGTGTTGACGATCGTGTTCTGGCTGCTGGCCAGCGCCGTGGTCATCGACCTCAAGAAAGCCGACTGA
- a CDS encoding ABC transporter ATP-binding protein, which translates to MIETRELCKRYGDFTAVDGVSFRVEPGQVLGFLGPNGAGKSTTMKMIAGFLAPTAGSATVCGHDVADDAVAAKRALGYLPEGAPSYGEMSPLGFLKFVAEVRGMSAADTRRRIDEVVGRLQLGKVLNQPIDTLSKGFKRRVGLAQAILHDPKALILDEPTDGLDPNQKHEVRSLIQSMARDRTIIISTHILEEVHAVCSRAIVIARGRVLADATPDELEARSRYHQAVSLTAANPVALKDGLARIEGVAAVEIDPQDGRITAFPRRGERILDRINDFLRAQNVSVSEMALERGRLDEVFRQITTQSSPTPEART; encoded by the coding sequence ATGATCGAAACGCGAGAGTTGTGCAAGCGCTACGGCGACTTCACCGCGGTCGACGGCGTGAGTTTCCGCGTCGAGCCCGGTCAGGTGCTCGGCTTTCTCGGCCCCAACGGTGCCGGCAAGTCGACCACGATGAAGATGATCGCGGGCTTCCTGGCCCCGACAGCCGGCAGCGCTACGGTGTGTGGCCACGATGTGGCCGACGATGCGGTCGCAGCTAAGCGCGCCCTGGGCTATCTGCCCGAGGGCGCGCCGAGCTACGGCGAGATGAGCCCGCTGGGCTTTCTGAAGTTCGTCGCCGAGGTGCGCGGTATGTCGGCCGCCGACACCCGTCGGCGCATTGATGAAGTGGTCGGGCGGCTGCAGCTGGGCAAAGTGCTCAACCAGCCGATCGACACGCTCTCCAAGGGCTTCAAGCGCCGCGTCGGCCTGGCCCAGGCCATCCTGCATGACCCCAAGGCGCTGATCCTCGACGAGCCCACCGACGGCCTCGATCCGAACCAGAAGCACGAGGTGCGCAGCCTGATCCAGTCGATGGCGCGCGACCGCACCATCATCATCTCGACCCATATCCTCGAAGAGGTGCACGCGGTCTGCTCGCGCGCCATCGTGATCGCCCGCGGCCGCGTGCTCGCCGACGCGACCCCCGACGAGCTTGAAGCCCGCTCGCGCTACCACCAGGCGGTGTCGCTCACCGCAGCTAACCCGGTGGCGCTGAAGGATGGCCTGGCCCGCATCGAGGGCGTGGCCGCAGTCGAGATCGATCCGCAGGATGGCCGCATCACCGCCTTCCCGCGCCGCGGCGAGCGCATCCTCGATCGCATCAACGACTTCCTGCGCGCGCAGAACGTCAGCGTCAGCGAGATGGCCCTGGAGCGCGGTCGCCTCGATGAAGTCTTCCGCCAGATCACCACGCAGTCCTCGCCGACGCCGGAGGCCCGCACATGA
- a CDS encoding SRPBCC family protein, with the protein MTRLIEFVIALLLVAVLFVLVGVFLPSHRYVRHSVETNRPVRLVYDLLNGFQRFDEWHPKRMHDPAIRYTMEGEPRGLGAVLRYESDNPKIGTGSLKVTESVQDERIEWAAESPAYGTNKTYVFTLDDRGKTVDINWEYDVDYGWNLFGRYAGLYIDRTVGDDMRLGLTNLTGLLATIPNFNYDNPMVDVQESEVQSQTALILATSADRNITAVEEELDASIRKIRAAIASNGLEAAGPARLITVEFADKKYTFEVAIPVRKPDPAAAAAEATAAAEAPAAEAPAAEAPAAPGAAAAPAAPAVAVAPLEGLNLPEGIVSGVTYGGRVVMTDYAGHPASLPLIRDMLRAYAATHGLNVHDRGYEEYLTEITETAAEDSTFKVYWPIR; encoded by the coding sequence ATGACCCGTCTGATCGAATTCGTGATCGCGCTGCTGCTGGTCGCAGTGCTGTTCGTGCTGGTTGGTGTGTTCCTTCCCAGCCATCGCTACGTCCGCCACAGCGTCGAGACCAACCGTCCGGTGCGCCTCGTCTACGACCTGCTGAATGGCTTCCAGCGCTTTGACGAGTGGCATCCGAAGCGGATGCACGATCCAGCCATCCGCTACACGATGGAAGGCGAGCCGCGTGGCCTGGGCGCCGTGCTGCGATACGAGAGCGACAACCCCAAGATCGGCACGGGTTCGCTCAAGGTCACCGAGTCGGTGCAGGACGAGCGCATCGAGTGGGCCGCCGAGAGCCCGGCTTACGGCACCAACAAGACCTACGTGTTCACTCTGGACGACCGCGGCAAGACCGTGGACATCAACTGGGAGTACGACGTCGACTACGGCTGGAATCTGTTCGGCCGCTACGCGGGTCTGTACATCGACCGAACCGTCGGCGACGACATGCGTCTGGGCCTGACCAACCTGACGGGCCTGCTGGCCACCATCCCGAACTTCAACTACGACAACCCGATGGTCGATGTTCAGGAGAGCGAAGTGCAGTCGCAGACCGCACTCATCCTTGCGACCAGCGCGGATCGCAATATCACGGCCGTCGAAGAGGAACTCGACGCTTCGATCCGCAAGATCCGCGCGGCCATCGCCAGCAATGGGCTGGAGGCCGCCGGCCCGGCGCGTCTGATCACCGTCGAGTTCGCCGACAAGAAGTACACCTTCGAGGTCGCCATCCCGGTGCGCAAGCCGGATCCTGCCGCTGCTGCTGCCGAAGCGACGGCTGCGGCCGAGGCGCCGGCAGCGGAAGCCCCCGCTGCGGAAGCCCCGGCAGCGCCCGGCGCCGCTGCGGCACCCGCAGCTCCCGCTGTTGCGGTGGCACCGCTGGAAGGCCTGAACCTGCCCGAAGGCATCGTGTCTGGCGTGACCTACGGCGGTCGCGTGGTCATGACCGACTACGCCGGTCACCCGGCCTCGCTGCCGCTGATCCGCGACATGCTGCGCGCCTACGCCGCCACCCACGGGCTGAACGTGCATGACCGCGGCTATGAGGAATACCTCACCGAGATCACCGAGACCGCAGCCGAGGACTCGACCTTCAAGGTCTACTGGCCGATCCGCTGA
- a CDS encoding sulfurtransferase — MDWNSLISAEQLRADFESPLLAIVDCRFDLREPAAGERAFALGHVPGAVYAHLERDLSEMSKRGRGRHPLPEADRFCAALARWGVTPQHQVVAYDSRDGAMAARLWWLLRLLGHRRVAVLDGGLDAWMRIGGRMESGSPRPRSGQYRARFDVRQVVSTAVLAARLANAGTVLIDARARERFRGEVEPLDPVAGHIPGALNRPYIENLSAEGLFKPASELHAEFERLLGGRSPGDAVLMCGSGVTACHNLLAMEHAGLSGASIYAGSWSEWCGDRQRPVAKGDD; from the coding sequence ATGGACTGGAACAGTCTCATCAGCGCCGAACAACTGCGCGCCGACTTTGAGTCCCCGCTGCTGGCGATCGTCGACTGCCGATTCGATCTGCGCGAGCCGGCGGCTGGCGAGCGTGCTTTCGCGCTGGGGCATGTGCCCGGTGCCGTCTATGCGCATCTCGAACGCGATCTTTCCGAAATGTCGAAGCGAGGCCGCGGCCGTCATCCGCTGCCTGAAGCCGATCGGTTCTGTGCGGCTCTGGCGCGCTGGGGGGTGACCCCGCAGCACCAGGTCGTGGCCTACGACAGTCGGGATGGCGCGATGGCAGCGCGCCTGTGGTGGCTCTTGCGCCTGCTGGGCCATCGACGCGTCGCCGTGCTGGACGGCGGGCTTGACGCCTGGATGCGAATCGGTGGCCGAATGGAGTCCGGCAGCCCGCGTCCGCGCAGCGGCCAGTACCGCGCCCGCTTTGACGTGCGCCAGGTGGTGAGCACCGCGGTGCTGGCAGCGCGGCTCGCCAATGCCGGCACCGTGCTGATCGACGCGCGGGCGCGCGAGCGTTTCCGCGGCGAGGTCGAGCCGCTGGACCCGGTGGCGGGACACATCCCCGGCGCGCTCAACCGGCCCTACATCGAGAACCTGAGCGCGGAGGGGCTGTTCAAGCCGGCGTCCGAGCTGCACGCCGAGTTCGAAAGGCTGCTGGGCGGGCGGTCTCCGGGCGACGCCGTGTTGATGTGTGGCTCGGGCGTCACCGCCTGCCACAACCTGCTGGCCATGGAGCACGCGGGCCTGTCTGGCGCCAGTATCTACGCCGGCTCCTGGAGCGAGTGGTGCGGCGACCGTCAGCGGCCCGTTGCCAAGGGTGACGACTGA
- a CDS encoding FKBP-type peptidyl-prolyl cis-trans isomerase translates to MKLRWLVVSVAVFGMGAVQAQDTSSEKGKLSYAIGYQLGREMAERGVDLDVSTVVRGVQEGFAKRDPSVPPEEMRAAVEKMQTQMLEQARTEFERVAAENKAKSEQFLTQNRAKQGIQNLASGIQYRVIEEGTGAQPTAASEVQIHFRGSLSTGQEFASTYTGNEAVTMKVSEAPLPGLREVLPMMKVGSRWEVFLPPDQGYGDNPRSPVGPGQAVVFDVKLISIK, encoded by the coding sequence ATGAAGTTGCGCTGGTTGGTCGTGTCCGTGGCTGTGTTTGGCATGGGTGCCGTGCAGGCACAGGACACCTCCTCGGAGAAGGGCAAGCTGAGCTACGCGATCGGTTACCAGCTGGGCCGCGAAATGGCCGAGCGTGGCGTCGATCTCGATGTGAGCACCGTCGTCCGCGGCGTGCAGGAAGGGTTTGCCAAGCGCGATCCGAGCGTGCCGCCGGAAGAGATGCGCGCCGCCGTGGAGAAGATGCAGACCCAGATGCTTGAGCAGGCGCGCACCGAGTTCGAGCGCGTAGCCGCCGAGAACAAAGCGAAGAGCGAGCAGTTCCTGACGCAGAACCGCGCCAAGCAGGGCATCCAGAACCTCGCCTCGGGCATCCAGTACCGGGTGATCGAGGAAGGCACCGGCGCGCAGCCGACTGCGGCCAGCGAAGTGCAGATCCATTTCCGCGGATCGCTGTCCACCGGCCAGGAGTTCGCCAGCACCTACACGGGTAATGAGGCCGTCACCATGAAGGTCTCCGAGGCTCCGCTGCCCGGTCTGCGCGAAGTGCTGCCGATGATGAAGGTCGGTTCGCGTTGGGAAGTGTTCCTGCCGCCCGATCAAGGCTACGGCGACAATCCGCGCTCGCCGGTCGGCCCTGGTCAGGCGGTCGTGTTCGACGTCAAGCTGATCAGCATCAAGTAA
- the folP gene encoding dihydropteroate synthase has translation MFNSVDLAPRLDCGGRPLLLDRPRIMGVLNLTPDSFFDGGRLADGDGALRAALQMVEDGADIIDVGGESTRPGAAAVSAQEEIDRVLPLIERLAAASPVPISIDTSKPEVMRAAVGAGAGLINDVWGLRREGALAAAADLGVPVCLMHMQGEPGSMQADPQYGDVVAEVQRFLADRVFVCELAGIVRSRLLVDPGFGFGKTLQHNVELMGALSTLSSGLPPLVVGVSRKSMVGAITGRPLEGRLVGSVVAAVLAAQRGAAILRVHDVAATRDGLAVLASLPPRTSPPKLQSKTPRWGDED, from the coding sequence ATGTTCAACAGCGTTGACTTGGCTCCCCGCCTCGATTGCGGCGGTCGTCCGCTGCTGCTGGATCGACCGCGCATCATGGGCGTGCTGAATCTGACACCGGACTCGTTCTTCGACGGCGGTCGACTTGCGGACGGCGATGGCGCACTCCGCGCCGCGCTGCAGATGGTGGAAGACGGCGCTGACATCATCGACGTGGGGGGCGAATCCACGCGTCCCGGCGCGGCGGCGGTGAGCGCCCAGGAGGAGATCGACCGCGTGCTGCCCCTGATCGAGCGGCTGGCGGCGGCGAGCCCGGTGCCGATATCGATCGACACCTCCAAGCCCGAGGTCATGCGCGCCGCGGTGGGCGCGGGGGCCGGTTTGATCAACGACGTCTGGGGCTTGCGTCGGGAGGGCGCGCTGGCGGCTGCCGCCGATCTCGGAGTGCCGGTGTGTCTGATGCACATGCAGGGCGAGCCTGGCAGCATGCAGGCGGATCCGCAGTACGGCGATGTGGTCGCGGAAGTGCAGCGCTTCCTCGCCGATCGCGTGTTCGTCTGCGAGCTTGCCGGCATCGTGCGTTCGCGACTGCTGGTCGATCCGGGCTTTGGCTTCGGCAAAACGCTGCAGCACAACGTCGAGCTGATGGGCGCGCTGTCGACGCTGAGTTCCGGACTGCCGCCGTTGGTGGTCGGCGTTTCGCGCAAGTCGATGGTCGGTGCGATCACCGGGCGACCGCTTGAGGGGCGCCTGGTGGGATCCGTGGTGGCTGCGGTGCTGGCCGCTCAACGCGGTGCTGCGATCCTGCGCGTGCACGATGTCGCGGCGACTCGCGATGGCTTGGCGGTTCTGGCGTCTCTCCCGCCGCGAACTTCACCACCCAAGTTGCAGTCGAAGACGCCGCGCTGGGGCGATGAGGATTGA
- the ftsH gene encoding ATP-dependent zinc metalloprotease FtsH encodes MNDLAKNLLLWVVIAVVLMAVFQSFTPRAGGNEAVSYDRFIEQVENGEIAKAVRGEDRVTIHVERKDGSRFTTFDPGDAYFVSDMIKYGVETRGTPPSGPGLGTVLLSILPYIIFIGIFIFFMRQLQAGSGGRGAMSFGRSRAKLQGEDQVKITFADVAGCDEAKEEVSELVEFLRDPGKFQKLGGHIPRGVLMVGSPGTGKTLLAKAIAGEAKVPFFSISGSDFVEMFVGVGASRVRDMFEQAKKHAPCIIFIDEIDAVGRHRGAGLGGGHDEREQTLNQLLVEMDGFEGSEGIIVIAATNRPDVLDPALLRPGRFDRQVVVPLPDVRGREQILKVHMRKVPAAADVDPSVVARGTPGFSGADLANLVNEAALFAARENAREVRMTHFDKARDKILMGAERRSMAMSEAEKKLTAYHEAGHAIVGRVVPDHDPVYKVTIIPRGRALGVTMYLPEQDRYSYNRVAIESQLCSLYGGRVAEELIFGADKVTTGASNDIERATKMARNMVTKWGLSDELGPVAYGEQEDEVFLGRSVTQHKNVSDDTARKIDEVVRGILDRAYERTRKILTENIDKLHVMADTLLTYETIDAKQIDAIMEGRQPPPPSDWSKTDSSSTPPRDSSGPAAGALGGAAAQT; translated from the coding sequence ATGAACGACCTTGCCAAGAATCTGCTGCTCTGGGTGGTCATCGCCGTCGTGCTGATGGCGGTGTTCCAGAGCTTCACCCCGCGCGCCGGCGGCAATGAGGCGGTGAGCTACGACCGCTTCATCGAGCAGGTCGAGAACGGCGAGATCGCGAAGGCGGTGCGCGGCGAGGATCGGGTGACCATCCACGTTGAGCGCAAGGACGGTTCGCGCTTCACGACGTTCGATCCGGGCGATGCTTACTTCGTCTCCGACATGATCAAGTACGGGGTCGAGACGCGTGGCACGCCGCCTTCGGGCCCCGGCCTCGGCACGGTGCTGCTCTCGATCCTGCCCTACATCATCTTCATCGGCATCTTCATCTTCTTCATGCGTCAGCTGCAGGCCGGCTCCGGCGGCCGCGGTGCGATGAGCTTCGGCCGCTCGCGCGCCAAGCTGCAGGGCGAGGATCAGGTCAAGATCACCTTCGCCGATGTCGCCGGCTGTGATGAAGCCAAGGAAGAAGTGTCCGAGCTGGTCGAGTTCCTGCGTGATCCAGGCAAGTTCCAGAAGCTCGGCGGCCACATCCCGCGCGGCGTGCTGATGGTGGGTTCGCCTGGCACCGGCAAGACCCTGCTGGCCAAGGCCATTGCCGGCGAAGCCAAGGTGCCGTTCTTCTCGATCTCGGGCTCCGACTTCGTCGAGATGTTTGTCGGCGTGGGTGCCTCGCGGGTCCGCGACATGTTCGAACAGGCCAAGAAGCATGCGCCCTGCATCATCTTCATCGACGAGATCGACGCGGTCGGCCGCCACCGCGGTGCGGGTCTCGGCGGCGGTCATGACGAGCGCGAGCAGACCCTGAACCAGCTTCTGGTCGAGATGGATGGCTTCGAGGGCAGCGAGGGCATCATCGTCATCGCCGCGACCAACCGCCCCGACGTGCTCGACCCCGCCCTGCTGCGTCCGGGCCGCTTCGATCGCCAGGTGGTGGTACCGCTGCCCGATGTGCGCGGCCGGGAGCAGATCCTCAAGGTGCACATGCGCAAGGTGCCGGCCGCGGCCGACGTCGATCCCTCGGTGGTCGCGCGCGGCACGCCGGGCTTCTCCGGCGCCGATCTCGCCAATCTGGTCAACGAAGCGGCTCTGTTCGCTGCGCGCGAAAACGCCCGCGAAGTGCGCATGACCCATTTCGACAAGGCCCGCGACAAGATTCTGATGGGCGCCGAGCGCCGCTCGATGGCCATGAGCGAGGCCGAGAAGAAGCTCACCGCGTACCACGAGGCCGGCCACGCCATCGTCGGACGCGTGGTGCCCGATCACGATCCCGTCTACAAGGTGACGATCATCCCGCGCGGCCGCGCGCTGGGCGTGACCATGTATCTGCCCGAGCAGGACCGCTACAGCTACAACCGCGTCGCCATTGAGAGCCAGTTGTGCTCGCTGTACGGCGGCCGCGTCGCTGAAGAGCTTATTTTTGGTGCCGACAAGGTCACGACCGGTGCGTCCAACGACATCGAGCGCGCCACCAAGATGGCCCGCAACATGGTCACGAAGTGGGGCTTGTCCGACGAACTGGGGCCCGTCGCCTACGGCGAGCAGGAGGATGAGGTGTTCCTCGGCCGCTCGGTGACTCAGCACAAGAACGTCTCGGACGACACCGCGCGCAAGATCGACGAGGTCGTTCGCGGCATCCTGGATCGTGCCTACGAGCGCACGCGCAAGATCCTCACCGAGAACATCGACAAGCTCCATGTCATGGCGGACACCCTGCTGACTTACGAAACCATCGACGCCAAGCAGATTGACGCGATCATGGAAGGCCGTCAGCCGCCGCCGCCCAGCGACTGGTCCAAGACCGACTCGTCCAGCACCCCGCCGCGCGACAGCTCGGGTCCCGCCGCCGGCGCCTTGGGTGGTGCCGCCGCACAAACCTGA